The Neomonachus schauinslandi chromosome 4, ASM220157v2, whole genome shotgun sequence genome includes a region encoding these proteins:
- the S1PR1 gene encoding sphingosine 1-phosphate receptor 1: MGSTSVPLVKALRSPVSDYVNYDIIVRHYNYTGKLNIGADKENGIKLSSVVFILICCFIILENIFVLLTIWKTKKFHRPMYYFIGNLALSDLLAGVAYTANLLLSGATTYKLTPAQWFLREGSMFVALSASVFSLLAIAIERYITMLKMKLHNGSNSFRSFLLISACWVISLILGGLPIMGWNCISVLYNCSTVLPLYHKHYILFCTTVFTLLLLAIVILYCRIYSLVRTRSRRLTFRKNTSKASRSSEKSLALLKTVIIVLSVFIACWAPLFILLLLDVGCKVKTCDILFRAEYFLVLAVLNSGTNPIIYTLTNKEMRRAFIRILSCCKCPSGDSAGKFKRPIIAGMEFSRSKSDNSSHPQKDDGDNPETIMSSGNVNSSS; the protein is encoded by the coding sequence ATGGGGTCTACCAGCGTCCCGCTGGTGAAGGCCCTCCGCAGTCCTGTCTCCGACTATGTCAACTATGACATTATCGTCCGGCATTATAACTACACAGGAAAGCTGAATATCGGCGCGGACAAGGAGAATGGCATTAAACTGAGCTCGGTGGTGTTCATTCTCATCTGCTGTTTTATCATCCTAGAGAACATCTTTGTCTTGCTGACCATTTGGAAAACCAAGAAGTTCCACCGACCTATGTACTATTTTATTGGCAACCTGGCCCTCTCAGACCTGTTGGCAGGAGTGGCCTACACAGCCAACCTGCTCTTGTCTGGCGCCACCACCTACAAGCTCACCCCCGCCCAATGGTTTCTGCGGGAAGGGAGTATGTTTGTGGCCTTGTCTGCCTCCGTGTTCAGCCTCCTAGCCATCGCCATCGAGCGCTATATCACAATGCTGAAAATGAAACTCCACAATGGGAGCAACAGCTTCCGCTCCTTCCTGCTGATTAGTGCCTGCTGGGTCATCTCCCTCATCCTGGGTGGCCTGCCCATCATGGGCTGGAACTGCATCAGCGTGCTGTACAACTGCTCCACCGTCCTGCCGCTCTACCACAAGCACTATATCCTCTTCTGCACCACTGTCTTCACTCTGCTCCTACTCGCCATCGTCATCCTCTACTGCCGGATCTACTCCTTGGTCAGGACTCGGAGCCGCCGTCTGACCTTCCGCAAGAACACGTCTAAGGCCAGCCGCAGCTCGGAGAAGTCGCTGGCGCTGCTCAAGACCGTGATTATCGTCCTGAGCGTCTTCATCGCCTGCTGGGCGCCCCTCTTCATCCTGCTCCTGCTGGACGTGGGCTGCAAGGTGAAGACCTGCGACATCCTCTTCAGAGCCGAGTACTTTCTGGTGCTGGCAGTGCTCAACTCCGGCACCAACCCCATCATTTATACTCTGACCAACAAGGAGATGCGCCGGGCCTTCATCCGGATCCTGTCCTGCTGCAAGTGCCCCAGCGGGGACTCCGCGGGCAAATTCAAGCGACCCATCATTGCGGGCATGGAATTCAGCCGCAGTAAGTCGGACAACTCCTCCCACCCGCAGAAGGACGATGGGGACAACCCAGAGACCATTATGTCCTCTGGAAATGTCAACTCTTCTTCCTAA